The genome window CTTTTTTTCCTCGGCCAGAAGCCGCATCGTGATCAGCGGCAGGGTGAGCATCAGGATCACGGCCATGTTATGGAAGGTGGGGCGGAAGATCAGATCGTTCAGATTGATCTGCGGCAGGGCGCCCTGCACGCGCATGATCTGCATGCTCTGGCTGCTGGCGAATAGGACGATGCTGTAAAACAGGTAGCCCGAAATCAGGATGAAGATCGCCGTCACCACGTAGGCGATCGGGGAGTTGAACAGGACGCGAAGTTCTTTTCCCGCGATGGCGAGCGTGCTTTTCATGACGTCTCTCCTTTCACGGCCGCCGGCTTTGATTCTTCCTGTCCGGTTTCTTCCTGTTTCGAGTCCTCTTGTCTCGATTCTTCCCGGGTCAACTGGAGGAAGACGTCTTCGAGCGACAGCTTGACCGCGGACAATTCCAAGAGACCCCAGCCGCGGCGGACCGCCTGCGCGGCCAGCTCGGTCCGGATGTCGCGGCCCAGCTCGCATTCCACGATGAACACCTGCCCGTCGTTCGACGGTTCATGGAAGATCGAGACGACGCCCGGGACGGATTTCAGCGCGTCCGGAGTTTCGGGCGCGGGCGTCCGGAGGGTCAGACGGATTTTTTCCGACCGGCGAAGCTGGGCCGACAGCGTGTCGGGCGTGTCGACGGCCACGATCCGGCCCCGGTGGATGATCACCACCCGCTGGCAGACGGCGGTCGCTTCGGGGAGGATGTGCGTGCTGAGGATGACGGTGTGCTGTCCGGCCAGGTCCTTGATGACCTGGCGCATCTCGATGATCTGTTTCGGATCGAGTCCGGTGGTCGGTTCGTCCAGAATCAGGACCTCGGGGTTGTGGATCAGGGCCTGGGCGAGACCGACGCGTTGTCGGTATCCCCGCGAAAGGTTGCCGATGAGGCGGCCGCGCACCTCGGTCAGCGCGCAGCGCTCCAGGGCCCGCGTCAGGGCCGCCGCGCGGTCCTTCCGTTCGACGCCCTTGATCCTCGAGATGAACCGGAGATACTCCGTCACGGTCATCTCGGTGTAGAGGGGCGGGACCTCGGGGAGATAGCCGATGTGGCGCTTGACCTCTTGAGGCTGTTCGAAGATATCGTAGCCGGCGACGGTGGCCGTCCCGCCGGTGGCCGGCATGAAACAGGTGAGGATGCGCATGGTCGTGGTTTTCCCGGCGCCGTTCGGCCCGAGGAAGGCCAGGATCTCGCCCTTCTGAACGTTGAACGTGACATTCTCGATGGCGGTGAGATCCCCGTAGCGTTTTGTGAGATTTTGAACGTCAATCATCGTCGGTCCGTTTTCGTGTCGGCGCGGGGGTTCCCGTCTCGGTGAATGGATGATGGTTCCGGTTGGTCACGGCGAGTTTTCTTGAACGGACATCGGGAAAACCGGTTTCAACGGCATGAACTGGAAGAAAATTGTGTTTCGCATGGCTCGAAAAACAATATATCGCAACAAAAATTCGTTTGTCAAGTTTTCGCGATCGGATGGTTCGGTTTAGGAAGGATTGCGGGCCGGTCGCGGTCGTCTTAGCGGATCGTGAATCTCAGGGTCTTCAGGACGGTCCCGTCTTCGGACGTCACGTCCACTTTCCATGGCCCGCCGGCGGAGGGCAGAATCGTTTTCGTGCTGTAGGTGCGCCAACTCGCCGATTTGACCTGGAGGGTCACCTCCATCACCATCTTGTCTCCCTGGAACCAGAGATGCTTGATGACGGTCGGCAGTTGACCGCTCTTGATTTTCGTGAAGCAGTAGAGTTTCCCGACGCCCGAATCGAACGAGACGCCCGGCCGGACCGGCGTCAGGTTTTCCACGCCGGACGCGATCACCGCTTCTTCGATGGCGAGCGACGGCGCGGGTTTTTCCTGCGAAGAGACCATGCGGTTTCCCATCGCCGCCGTCAGGATTCCCAACGCCAGCAAACCGTGCATTGCGGCCTGTAGACGAGACCGGGTCATTTCGATCCCCTTGGTTTCAGCCCGGCGCCGATCCGGGAGACGGCGGTTCGCGCTCGTTCTTTTTCAAGCTTTCCAAACCCGCCAGGATGCGATGCTCCAGTTCCGGTCCCCAATTCGGCAGTGTTCGGAGGAGGCGCGACCGGGCGAGTTGTTCGAGGTCCTGGAGGTTTTCGATGCGAAATCGTTTATAGAGCACCGCGGCCGCGTCGGGGTCGAGACCGGGCAGGTCAAACGGGGCGTTTTCGGCCCCCGGGAGGGCGGGTTCGAATTCGCGGATCGTTCCGGTTTTCAGTCCTTCGAGAATTTTCCGTTCCAGGTCCCGGCCGATTCCCGGAATGGATTTTAACCGGCCCCGTTGGGCGAGGTCGGCCACCGAATCCTTCAAGCGTTCAAGGTTGTCTGCGGCTTTGCGATAGGCCCGTATCCGATAGGGATTGGCCCCCTCCAACTGCAGGCGATCCGCGATGATCCGGAAAGCGTCCGCGACCTGTTGATTCGTCATGGAATAATTATACCACAAGCGTAACCCGATCGGAGGGGACCGGGAACCGCAGGCGCGTGAAGATCGAAACGGCCGAAGAATCCCGGCGTTTCGGTGGGGCGCTTTGGAATGACTGAAAAATACCGGAGGTCGACGCGCCCCGGATGTTTTAACCTAGGTGCCCATCTCCCAGGAAGCGAGATAGTTGGCCTGTTCTTTGGTGAGCCGGTCGATTTGGATTCCCATTCCCTTGAGCTTCAACCGGGCGATCTCCTGGTCGATTGGGGCCGGGACCGGGTAAACCTTTCGTTCCAGTTTCTTGGAATTCTTCACGAGGTGTTCGGCCGAAAGGGCCTGGTTGGCGAAGCTCATGTCCATGACGCTGGCGGGGTGGCCCTCCGCGGCGGCCAGGTTGATGAGACGGCCTTCTCCCAACAGATTGACGCGATGTCCGTTGGAAAGGGTGTACTCGTCGACGAATTCACGGATCAGGCGCTTCCGTTTGCTCAGCTTTTCGAGCGCCGGGATGTCGATCTCGACGTTGAAATGGCCCGAATTGCAGATGACGGCCCCGTCTTTCATGACGGCGAAATGCTCTTTGCGGATCACCTTGATATCGCCCGTCACGGTGACGAAGAAATCGCCGATCGGGGCGGCCTCGGCCATGGGCATGACGCGAAAACCGTCCATGACGGCCTCGATCGCCTTCAGCGGGTCGATTTCCGTGACGACGACGTCGGCCCCCATCCCCTTGGCCCGCATCGCGATGCCGCGCCCGCACCAGCCGTAGCCGCTGACCACAAAGACGGTTCCGGCCACCAGCCGGTTGGTCGCGCGCAGGATCCCGTCCAGGGTGCTCTGCCCGGTGCCGTAGCGGTTGTCGAAAAGATGCTTCGTGTTCGCGTCGTTGACCGAGATGATCGGAAATTTCAACACGCCCCGGTGGGCCATGCTTCTCAACCGGATCACCCCGGTCGTGGTCTCTTCGGTTCCGCCGATGATTTCCTTGAGGAGGTCCTTTCGTTTGGAATGAAGCGTCGAGACCAGGTCCGCGCCGTCGTCCATCGTGATCATGGGACGGTGGTTCAACGCCGCCTGGATGTGGCGGTAGTAGGTGTCGTTGTCCTCGCCTTTGATCGCGAAGACCGGAATCCGGAAATGCTCGACCAGCGCGGCCGCGACGTCGTCCTGCGTGCTGAGGGGGTTGGAGGCGCAGAGCACCACGTCGGCGCCGCCGGCCTTCAGGGCGGTCATCAGGTTGGCCGTCTCGGTGGTGACGTGGAGGCAGGCCGATAGGCGGGTCCCGCGGAGCGGCAGCTCTTTTTTGAAACGCCGGTTGACCAGTTCCAGAACGGGCATTTCCTGCTGCGCCCACTCCATCCGGAGCAGGCCTTTTTGAGCTAAACGAATATCCTTAATATCGTAATCCATCGATGCTCCTTTATTTAGTAGGGGCTCGCGTCGCCCCCTCCGCCTAATCTTTCGAGGGTTTTCCTATTTACGATTTGCCATTCTCGAAACACCAAATTCCCCGCCGAAACACGTAAATCGTAAATTGTAAACAGGGGAAAATTCCCCTGGCGGGGAATTTTCGGCCGCCCCCTCTCGCTCGTTTTGCTCGCTGGAATCAATTGTGGGGTTTGGGGATTTACAGCCCGGCTTCCTTGCGAAGGGCGGCGGCCAGGTCGGTATTTTCCCACGTGAATTCCGGCTCGGTTCGGCCGAAGTGACCGTAGGCCGCGGTTTT of Nitrospiria bacterium contains these proteins:
- a CDS encoding helix-hairpin-helix domain-containing protein, coding for MTNQQVADAFRIIADRLQLEGANPYRIRAYRKAADNLERLKDSVADLAQRGRLKSIPGIGRDLERKILEGLKTGTIREFEPALPGAENAPFDLPGLDPDAAAVLYKRFRIENLQDLEQLARSRLLRTLPNWGPELEHRILAGLESLKKNEREPPSPGSAPG
- the ahcY gene encoding adenosylhomocysteinase, which produces MDYDIKDIRLAQKGLLRMEWAQQEMPVLELVNRRFKKELPLRGTRLSACLHVTTETANLMTALKAGGADVVLCASNPLSTQDDVAAALVEHFRIPVFAIKGEDNDTYYRHIQAALNHRPMITMDDGADLVSTLHSKRKDLLKEIIGGTEETTTGVIRLRSMAHRGVLKFPIISVNDANTKHLFDNRYGTGQSTLDGILRATNRLVAGTVFVVSGYGWCGRGIAMRAKGMGADVVVTEIDPLKAIEAVMDGFRVMPMAEAAPIGDFFVTVTGDIKVIRKEHFAVMKDGAVICNSGHFNVEIDIPALEKLSKRKRLIREFVDEYTLSNGHRVNLLGEGRLINLAAAEGHPASVMDMSFANQALSAEHLVKNSKKLERKVYPVPAPIDQEIARLKLKGMGIQIDRLTKEQANYLASWEMGT
- a CDS encoding DUF2914 domain-containing protein; its protein translation is MTRSRLQAAMHGLLALGILTAAMGNRMVSSQEKPAPSLAIEEAVIASGVENLTPVRPGVSFDSGVGKLYCFTKIKSGQLPTVIKHLWFQGDKMVMEVTLQVKSASWRTYSTKTILPSAGGPWKVDVTSEDGTVLKTLRFTIR
- a CDS encoding ABC transporter ATP-binding protein, whose product is MIDVQNLTKRYGDLTAIENVTFNVQKGEILAFLGPNGAGKTTTMRILTCFMPATGGTATVAGYDIFEQPQEVKRHIGYLPEVPPLYTEMTVTEYLRFISRIKGVERKDRAAALTRALERCALTEVRGRLIGNLSRGYRQRVGLAQALIHNPEVLILDEPTTGLDPKQIIEMRQVIKDLAGQHTVILSTHILPEATAVCQRVVIIHRGRIVAVDTPDTLSAQLRRSEKIRLTLRTPAPETPDALKSVPGVVSIFHEPSNDGQVFIVECELGRDIRTELAAQAVRRGWGLLELSAVKLSLEDVFLQLTREESRQEDSKQEETGQEESKPAAVKGETS